One window from the genome of Armatimonadota bacterium encodes:
- a CDS encoding TetR/AcrR family transcriptional regulator, whose translation MLVAENLTSQEAILDACDALMVRYGFRKMSMDDVAKKAGVSRRTIYNLFRSKEDLGLSSIGRVVSQVFAEMEEIAGSGAPSAERLQACLHQRVLGRLRRVRDYASSLDELFEAVRPAYLARRREMFERESALLRRILAEGIESGEFRPGTTGFADSMILATNAFIPYSLSPAELGDEIEVVARLDRMTELLISSVAKTASED comes from the coding sequence GTGCTGGTTGCCGAAAACCTGACAAGCCAAGAGGCGATCTTGGACGCATGCGACGCCTTGATGGTTCGCTACGGGTTCCGGAAGATGTCGATGGATGACGTCGCCAAAAAGGCGGGGGTGAGCCGCCGGACGATCTACAACCTGTTCCGCAGCAAGGAAGACCTCGGGTTGAGCTCGATCGGCCGGGTTGTCAGCCAAGTCTTTGCCGAAATGGAGGAGATTGCTGGATCGGGTGCCCCGTCAGCCGAAAGGCTCCAGGCATGCCTGCACCAAAGGGTTCTTGGCCGGCTCCGGCGGGTCCGCGACTACGCTAGTAGCCTGGATGAACTCTTTGAAGCCGTCCGCCCCGCCTACTTGGCCCGGCGGCGGGAAATGTTCGAGCGGGAGTCTGCGCTCTTGCGCCGCATCCTCGCCGAAGGGATCGAGAGTGGCGAATTCCGCCCCGGCACAACCGGCTTTGCCGATTCGATGATCCTGGCGACCAATGCGTTCATCCCGTATTCGCTGAGCCCGGCCGAACTTGGCGACGAAATCGAGGTCGTCGCCCGTTTGGACCGCATGACCGAGCTGCTGATAAGCAGCGTTGCCAAAACTGCATCAGAGGACTGA
- a CDS encoding carboxymuconolactone decarboxylase family protein, which produces MQRFQTLTTETAPTESRPLLEAVQQKFGKVPNLLGSLANSPAGLQAFLSISGALESSGLSPAFLEQVAITVAQENQCQYCLSAHTAIAKMQGVSDADILKARSGTASDAKEAAGLAFALKIVQSRGRVSDEDIAAVRSAGYSDSEIGAIGTAVVKDIFTNYMNHVMGTPIDWPVVDLEIPVNA; this is translated from the coding sequence ATGCAACGATTCCAAACCCTGACCACCGAAACCGCACCAACCGAAAGCCGCCCGCTGCTGGAAGCCGTCCAGCAAAAGTTTGGCAAAGTCCCCAACCTTTTGGGCAGCTTGGCCAATTCGCCCGCCGGCCTCCAAGCTTTTCTGAGCATTTCTGGCGCATTGGAATCCAGCGGACTTTCGCCTGCATTCTTGGAACAGGTCGCCATCACGGTGGCCCAAGAAAACCAGTGCCAATATTGCTTGTCTGCCCACACGGCCATTGCCAAAATGCAAGGTGTTTCCGATGCCGACATCCTCAAAGCACGATCCGGCACGGCCTCCGACGCAAAAGAAGCGGCTGGACTCGCCTTTGCTCTCAAAATCGTGCAATCGCGGGGGCGGGTCTCCGATGAAGACATCGCAGCCGTGCGGTCTGCGGGCTATTCGGATTCAGAAATCGGGGCCATCGGCACTGCCGTGGTCAAAGACATCTTTACAAACTACATGAACCACGTCATGGGAACCCCCATCGACTGGCCGGTGGTGGACTTGGAAATCCCGGTTAACGCCTAA
- a CDS encoding AAA family ATPase, with product MKVVAVVSGKGGVGKSALACSMAGIIARDGKKCLLFDANIGLPNCDLYCGVEPGCTLGHIVRDNRDLRDAVVPLASGAHLISGGSGWNELAELGPKEIEGLAVAALELGKEYDHIILDCGPGFGSRVAPFLSIADAVLVVTSADPASLTDAYAMLKFVWGHNPNANSGFAVNFAPTAAQGRSAADQFKMVVGQFLSREAELWGVIRTDPHVARACAERKPYAEAFPLAPASQDTIDVANWVMGIKAVDEPETSMLERLKSAFGKKQESQEAA from the coding sequence ATGAAAGTCGTTGCGGTCGTGAGCGGGAAGGGTGGCGTCGGGAAATCGGCGTTGGCCTGCAGCATGGCGGGGATCATTGCCCGCGACGGCAAAAAGTGCCTGCTCTTTGACGCCAACATCGGACTTCCCAATTGCGATCTGTATTGCGGCGTGGAGCCGGGATGCACCCTCGGGCACATCGTTCGGGACAACCGCGACCTCCGGGATGCCGTCGTTCCGTTGGCTTCGGGCGCTCATCTGATTTCCGGTGGCAGCGGCTGGAATGAATTGGCGGAACTGGGCCCCAAAGAGATTGAAGGGCTGGCCGTGGCCGCCTTGGAATTGGGGAAAGAATACGACCATATCATTTTGGATTGCGGCCCGGGGTTCGGTTCGCGAGTTGCCCCGTTCCTTTCCATCGCCGATGCCGTCCTTGTCGTGACCAGTGCCGACCCGGCCAGTTTGACCGACGCTTACGCCATGCTCAAGTTCGTCTGGGGGCACAACCCCAACGCAAACTCCGGGTTTGCCGTGAACTTTGCTCCGACAGCCGCCCAAGGGCGATCGGCGGCCGACCAATTCAAAATGGTGGTCGGTCAGTTTTTGAGCCGGGAAGCAGAACTTTGGGGGGTCATCCGGACCGACCCCCACGTCGCGCGGGCCTGCGCCGAACGCAAACCGTACGCCGAAGCCTTTCCCCTCGCCCCGGCCAGTCAAGACACCATCGATGTGGCCAACTGGGTCATGGGGATCAAAGCCGTTGATGAACCCGAAACTTCGATGCTCGAAAGGCTCAAGAGCGCCTTCGGCAAAAAACAGGAGTCGCAAGAAGCGGCTTAA
- a CDS encoding S41 family peptidase translates to MLTTIIAFSALTNTLLGQPTGSRTWNYMREDFYSQDSSAEREKTLLALIKALNERYVIPEVAKKIEGELTKWMKTPEFAQLDDPEAFAQRVNEILAANVTDAHLRFRYSAQVLPERKQAEEPSPEEIERFNRYVRRQNANFRAVERLEGNIGYLAFDGFTEPEDLARPMAAAMEFLQNTDAMIIDLRSNGGGSPSGVQVVCSYFFPPEPVLLNRIYFRRGDKSETFESWTLKDLPAPRFLDKPLYILVGKRTGSGAEECAYNFQQLHRGTIIGEPTWGGANPGGTVRIDDHHLCFIPVGRAENPYTKTNWEGTGVIPDIRVNAEKAKTTAQILILKELAGKETDPDYKSDLESLIQRLESGN, encoded by the coding sequence ATGTTGACCACCATCATCGCCTTCTCCGCTTTGACCAATACACTGCTTGGACAGCCGACGGGTAGCCGGACTTGGAACTATATGCGAGAAGATTTCTACTCGCAAGACTCCTCGGCCGAGCGGGAAAAAACTCTGCTGGCCCTCATCAAAGCTTTAAACGAACGGTATGTCATCCCGGAAGTTGCCAAGAAGATTGAAGGCGAGCTCACTAAATGGATGAAGACCCCGGAGTTTGCCCAACTCGACGATCCGGAGGCATTTGCTCAACGCGTCAACGAGATCTTGGCTGCCAACGTCACCGATGCCCATCTCCGTTTCCGCTATTCCGCCCAGGTGTTGCCCGAGCGAAAGCAAGCGGAAGAGCCTTCACCGGAGGAGATTGAGCGGTTCAACAGATATGTGCGGCGCCAAAATGCCAACTTCCGCGCCGTCGAGCGGCTTGAAGGAAATATTGGCTACCTCGCTTTTGACGGGTTCACCGAGCCGGAGGATTTGGCTCGGCCGATGGCGGCCGCCATGGAGTTTTTGCAAAACACCGACGCCATGATCATCGACCTGCGCTCCAACGGTGGCGGCAGCCCAAGCGGAGTCCAAGTCGTGTGCAGTTACTTCTTCCCGCCTGAACCGGTCTTGCTCAACCGGATCTACTTCCGTCGGGGTGACAAGTCCGAAACATTTGAATCATGGACTTTGAAGGACCTCCCGGCTCCCAGATTCTTGGATAAGCCCCTCTATATCTTGGTGGGCAAGCGGACTGGGTCAGGGGCCGAAGAGTGCGCGTACAATTTCCAACAACTCCACCGGGGAACCATTATCGGCGAACCCACTTGGGGTGGAGCAAACCCCGGTGGCACAGTCCGGATCGACGACCACCACCTCTGCTTCATTCCGGTCGGGCGGGCCGAAAACCCCTACACCAAAACCAATTGGGAAGGCACGGGCGTCATCCCCGATATCCGGGTCAATGCGGAAAAAGCCAAGACCACGGCCCAGATCCTGATCCTCAAGGAGTTGGCCGGCAAAGAAACTGATCCGGATTACAAAAGTGATCTCGAATCGCTTATTCAGCGGCTTGAATCTGGGAATTGA
- a CDS encoding PAS domain-containing protein yields MMDWSGILGVWPVAALASAIPFFGRAKRARADSHLPLAVNPRIEELERENEALKTELSQFKGVQNATLTRFQTTFYELPLPCFTVDGRGHVMEWNRACEAFFFRPEHEAVDRPITEILGTGIFRNDAEGMIYMVFMGLHPAPIAIDLFVEGRKRTVKWHASPIKDRDGLVVGALNTLGVLPEFEIPGD; encoded by the coding sequence ATGATGGACTGGAGCGGGATCCTGGGCGTTTGGCCGGTTGCGGCGCTTGCCTCAGCCATCCCGTTTTTTGGACGGGCCAAGCGCGCCCGGGCGGATTCTCACCTGCCCCTGGCCGTAAACCCACGAATCGAGGAATTGGAACGGGAGAACGAAGCCCTCAAGACCGAACTCAGCCAGTTCAAGGGCGTCCAAAACGCGACGCTGACCCGATTTCAAACGACGTTTTACGAACTGCCCCTGCCGTGTTTCACCGTCGACGGACGCGGGCACGTCATGGAATGGAACCGGGCCTGCGAGGCATTCTTCTTCCGGCCCGAACACGAAGCGGTCGACCGCCCGATCACCGAGATTCTCGGCACCGGCATCTTTAGGAACGATGCCGAAGGGATGATCTATATGGTGTTCATGGGGTTGCACCCCGCCCCTATCGCCATCGACCTCTTTGTCGAAGGGCGCAAACGGACGGTCAAGTGGCACGCCAGCCCCATCAAGGATCGCGATGGCCTGGTGGTTGGCGCCCTTAACACATTGGGCGTTCTGCCCGAGTTTGAAATCCCCGGAGATTAA
- the glpX gene encoding class II fructose-bisphosphatase encodes MDQYRHLDFLRVTESAAMAASRWVGKGKRDEADQAACEAMRGELNSMEMDATIVIGEGERDEAPMLYIGEKLGRPGGPEIQIAVDPLEGTNLCANGTPNAIAVLAAAVEGEGYLMHAPDCYMEKLVVGPECAGVVDITVPPRINVRLMAKALGKDVDECIIGVLDRPRHEQLIAELRDAGCRVHLVPDGDLSVAIAALDPDSGVDGLMGIGGAPEGVITAAAVLCTGGEMQARLKFTIEGQRERAEAMLDGDIDRVFRTEDLARGNVTFAATGITTGDLLKGVRYRHGRAYTESIVMRSANQIIRRIETTHRTGFGIAERRKSK; translated from the coding sequence GTGGATCAATACCGGCACCTGGACTTTTTGAGAGTCACCGAAAGCGCGGCGATGGCCGCCTCGCGATGGGTTGGCAAAGGAAAACGGGACGAAGCCGACCAAGCCGCTTGCGAAGCGATGCGGGGCGAGCTGAACAGCATGGAGATGGACGCCACCATCGTGATCGGCGAAGGCGAGCGCGACGAAGCCCCCATGCTCTATATCGGGGAAAAGCTCGGCCGGCCGGGGGGCCCGGAGATCCAAATCGCCGTCGACCCCCTGGAAGGGACGAATCTCTGCGCCAACGGTACACCCAATGCCATCGCAGTCCTTGCCGCGGCAGTCGAAGGAGAGGGCTATCTGATGCACGCCCCCGACTGCTACATGGAGAAATTGGTCGTCGGACCGGAATGCGCCGGCGTTGTCGACATCACCGTCCCGCCCCGGATCAATGTCCGGCTCATGGCCAAGGCATTGGGCAAGGATGTGGACGAGTGCATCATCGGGGTACTGGATCGGCCCCGCCACGAGCAATTGATCGCCGAATTGCGCGATGCGGGTTGCCGGGTTCACCTCGTCCCGGATGGCGACCTCTCCGTTGCCATCGCCGCCCTGGATCCCGATAGCGGGGTGGATGGCCTGATGGGGATCGGCGGCGCGCCCGAGGGCGTCATCACGGCCGCCGCCGTCCTGTGCACGGGCGGAGAAATGCAGGCCAGGCTCAAATTCACGATCGAGGGTCAACGGGAGCGGGCAGAGGCGATGCTGGATGGCGACATCGACCGCGTGTTCCGGACAGAAGACCTCGCCCGAGGGAATGTCACGTTCGCAGCAACCGGGATCACAACGGGGGATTTGCTCAAAGGTGTGCGCTACCGGCATGGGCGGGCTTACACCGAATCCATCGTCATGCGGAGCGCAAACCAGATCATCCGCCGAATTGAAACAACCCACCGCACCGGATTCGGCATTGCCGAACGCCGGAAGTCCAAGTAA
- a CDS encoding VWA domain-containing protein produces the protein MRFTDPVWGLLFIPLAVGLALSWHRVHGMAKARKAVSFGLRFLLLGSLIGALMGPQGVQPDRGTTTIFVLDRSDSISERDRKAQVEFVEGAMGSLGEDDKVGIVAFGKSPAMEASPGGRRPFGAVESVVDASASDIASALRLAMASFPSGKGRRIVLVSDGNETKGDALGAVESIAAEGVAIDFVPLGLSKGKDEAAVTDLQAPSEQSAEQPFEIKAVVESTIAQTGQLVIERNGEPVSQTKVSIPAGTSTIVIPQNLAEAGFYRYRAYLKVPNDSDNRNNLGAAFVSVKGRPKVLLAQGDTGKLELATALSQQGISVQVAGPSGVPTRPEDFQQYDAVILNDLNAANTTEPQMKMIRNAIRDSGVGFMMVGGEDSFLPGGWYGTPVAEALPVDLNIRQRKVFPSTAVLIVVDTSGSMSMSIGGMTKLQLAASAAVLSANLLGPTDRLGVAGSGSRIDYVAPIAELKEKDAVIAKIRTLKDGGGGIFAEPSVRFASEKLAAENTRVKHFILVADGSDCDAHGSSLAIAAAMKAAKTTVSTIAIGDGKDVDFLKGVAAVGGGRFYLVEDAKKLPQIFTQDVSLMSRSAIEEGAFLPKVLGVDDSTRGIDGFPALMAYCLTDARPLARVSMKTQKDDPLLASWQFGLGKSTAFTSDAQNRWAKEWIGWEGYGKFWAQTVRALTRRAALNNYDLQVTPEGGRGKISLAARDRAGNPLPMGTIDVRISNPDGSSQKATLTQEAPGVFSGDFEASEVGSYIVSVVEPSATGQARVASNGFSIPYPPEYRSSRANLPLLEGVAGQTGGKKLTAPKEAMRPLAHRGESVTDLWRMFLFAALALLPLDVLVRRVVVPLPRFERHSPEPISPTKRASTSPTPGTPVVPKSKSLDRARKKDRPDAPISAAGSLLAAKKKRKDGDSKDP, from the coding sequence ATGAGGTTCACAGATCCGGTCTGGGGACTGCTGTTCATCCCGCTTGCCGTCGGGTTGGCCCTCAGCTGGCACCGGGTTCATGGGATGGCCAAGGCGCGCAAAGCGGTTTCATTCGGGCTCCGGTTCCTCCTCCTCGGTTCATTGATCGGGGCCCTGATGGGTCCCCAAGGTGTCCAGCCGGATCGCGGGACGACAACGATTTTTGTGTTGGATCGGTCGGACAGCATCTCCGAGCGTGACCGAAAGGCGCAAGTTGAATTCGTTGAAGGTGCCATGGGCAGCCTGGGGGAAGACGACAAAGTCGGCATCGTCGCATTCGGCAAATCTCCGGCGATGGAAGCCTCGCCAGGCGGGCGCAGGCCCTTTGGAGCCGTCGAGTCGGTTGTCGACGCCTCGGCAAGCGACATCGCCTCGGCGTTGCGGTTGGCCATGGCCAGCTTTCCCAGCGGCAAGGGCCGGCGCATTGTTTTGGTCAGCGACGGCAATGAAACAAAAGGGGATGCCCTGGGTGCCGTCGAAAGCATTGCCGCCGAAGGGGTTGCCATCGATTTCGTCCCGCTCGGGCTTTCAAAAGGCAAGGACGAGGCTGCCGTGACCGACCTCCAAGCACCTAGCGAGCAATCCGCTGAACAGCCTTTTGAAATCAAAGCCGTCGTCGAGTCCACAATAGCCCAGACGGGGCAATTGGTGATCGAAAGGAACGGGGAACCAGTTTCGCAAACCAAAGTCAGCATCCCCGCCGGCACCTCAACCATCGTCATCCCCCAAAATCTTGCCGAGGCGGGCTTTTACCGTTACCGCGCCTATTTGAAGGTCCCCAACGACAGCGACAACCGAAACAACCTCGGCGCGGCCTTCGTATCGGTCAAAGGGCGGCCCAAAGTTTTGTTGGCCCAAGGTGACACCGGCAAATTGGAACTTGCCACCGCGCTCAGCCAGCAAGGGATCTCGGTGCAGGTCGCTGGTCCAAGTGGCGTGCCGACCAGGCCAGAGGATTTCCAGCAATACGATGCGGTCATCTTGAACGACCTGAATGCGGCCAACACGACCGAGCCGCAAATGAAAATGATCCGGAACGCCATCCGCGATTCCGGGGTCGGGTTTATGATGGTGGGGGGGGAGGACAGCTTTTTGCCCGGCGGTTGGTATGGCACGCCGGTGGCGGAGGCGTTGCCGGTCGACCTCAACATCCGCCAGCGAAAGGTTTTCCCCAGCACGGCCGTGCTCATCGTCGTCGACACCAGCGGCAGCATGTCGATGAGCATCGGGGGAATGACGAAACTGCAATTGGCGGCGAGCGCAGCAGTCCTCAGTGCCAACCTGCTGGGGCCGACAGACCGGCTCGGTGTGGCCGGCAGCGGGAGCCGTATCGATTACGTCGCGCCGATCGCCGAGCTTAAAGAAAAAGACGCCGTGATCGCCAAAATTAGGACCCTGAAAGATGGCGGTGGCGGGATCTTTGCCGAGCCCTCAGTGAGATTTGCCAGTGAAAAGCTGGCGGCAGAGAACACCCGGGTAAAGCACTTCATCTTGGTCGCCGACGGCAGTGATTGCGATGCCCACGGTTCGAGCCTTGCCATTGCCGCGGCCATGAAGGCCGCCAAGACAACTGTCTCAACCATTGCCATCGGCGATGGCAAAGATGTCGACTTCCTGAAAGGGGTCGCTGCCGTTGGGGGTGGTCGATTCTATTTGGTGGAGGATGCCAAGAAACTCCCGCAAATCTTCACCCAGGATGTCAGCCTGATGTCGCGGTCGGCAATTGAAGAAGGGGCGTTTTTGCCCAAAGTCTTGGGTGTGGACGATTCGACCAGGGGGATCGATGGGTTTCCCGCCTTGATGGCCTACTGCCTCACCGATGCGCGCCCCTTGGCGCGGGTATCGATGAAGACCCAGAAGGACGACCCCTTGCTCGCCAGTTGGCAGTTCGGACTCGGCAAATCAACGGCGTTCACCAGCGATGCGCAGAACCGGTGGGCAAAGGAATGGATCGGCTGGGAAGGCTACGGAAAATTCTGGGCCCAAACCGTCCGAGCCCTCACCCGACGCGCCGCCCTCAACAACTATGACCTCCAAGTGACGCCGGAGGGCGGGCGCGGCAAGATCTCGCTGGCCGCCCGCGACCGGGCCGGCAACCCGTTGCCAATGGGGACGATCGACGTCAGGATCAGCAATCCCGATGGAAGTTCCCAAAAGGCAACGCTGACGCAAGAAGCCCCCGGCGTCTTTTCTGGCGATTTTGAGGCGAGCGAGGTCGGCAGCTACATCGTTAGCGTCGTCGAACCCAGCGCAACCGGCCAAGCTCGCGTCGCCTCCAACGGGTTTTCGATCCCGTATCCTCCGGAATACCGGAGCTCCCGCGCCAACCTGCCCCTGTTGGAAGGGGTTGCCGGCCAAACCGGCGGCAAAAAGCTCACCGCGCCAAAAGAGGCCATGCGGCCCCTGGCGCACCGGGGCGAAAGCGTCACCGACCTTTGGCGGATGTTCCTCTTTGCCGCTTTGGCGCTCCTCCCTCTCGACGTTCTCGTCCGCAGGGTCGTGGTGCCTCTCCCCCGGTTTGAGCGGCATTCGCCCGAGCCCATCTCGCCTACCAAACGGGCTTCAACCAGCCCAACGCCCGGCACCCCCGTGGTACCGAAATCGAAGAGCCTGGACCGGGCCCGGAAAAAGGATCGGCCCGATGCGCCGATCTCGGCCGCCGGAAGTTTGCTCGCCGCAAAGAAAAAACGGAAGGACGGCGACTCTAAAGACCCGTAA